AACCGTGATCAGGTATCTGTGTGCCGGTCCGGCATTGGGAGCGGCTCCGGCATATCCAGGTACACCCATATCGGTTTTGCTTTGGATAGCTCCAACCGGAAGTAATTCTTTAGAGGCATCTCCTGCCCCTGAATTAAGCTCTTTTACATTAGCAGGAATATTAAAGACAACCCAGTGCCAGAAACCACTACCTGTAGGGGCGTCCAAATCATAAATAGTTACCGCAAAGCTTTTGGTACCCTCAGGAGCGTTCTCCCAAGACAATTGTGGTGACTGGTTTTCTCCTGTATACCCCATACCATTAAGGTATTGTTTATTGGTCAGTTGCCCGCCTAGCTCGTTGCTTTTAAGTGTGAATGTTTGCATTTCCTTTTATAATATTTGTTATTTCTAAGTAAGATTTTCAGGAATGGAGTAAAGGTATCTTTATCCATATTTGATGGCCCCAAAGGGAGAAGTAAGCCTTCCTCCTCCCGGTGAGGCAATTTCCTTATTTGCTGTTGCTGCTTCCGTAAACCAAAAGTGATGCTTTGGCCAACGTGGAAAAATGCATGTTGAAACCTACATAAGCAGGCGTAGCATTTTCGTCTAAGTCAAGCTTTTTGTCCAGCGCATAAACCGTGATCAGGTATCTGTGTGCTGGTCCGGCATTAGGAGCAGCTCCGGCATATCCGGGTACACCCATATCGGTTTTGCTTTGGATAGCTCCAGCCGGAAGTAATTTTTTAGAAGCATCTCCTGCACCAGACTTAAGTTCTTTTGTATTGGCAGGAATGTTAAACACTACCCAGTGCCAGAAACCACTGCCTGTAGGAGCGTCCAAATCATATATTGTAACAGCAAAACTTTTAGTACCTTCGGGAGCATTATCCCAGGATAGTTCTGGTGACTGGTTTTCGCCAGTATATCCCATTCCGTTGAGGTATTGCTTATTGGTTAGCTGTCCGCCCAGCTCGTTACTTTTTAAGGTGAATGTTTGCGCGAATGCAGTGCTGCCTATTGCCACAACCACTGCCAGTGTTGTCATTAATCTTTTCATTTTACTTACGTTTATTAATGACACAAAGCTAGGCATACCACGCAGGCAATGGTTAGAGGCAAACGTTCAAAAAGTGTAGACAAACGTTCAATTTGAAAGTTGATACTGTTTAGGAGTCAACCCATGAACCTGCTTAAATGACTGGATGAAACTGGATAGATTTTCATATCCAAGATCATAATAGATCTCACTCGCTTTAAAATCACCTTGCTTCAACAGGTTAGCGGCCTTCTTCATTCTTTGCTGTAGCAACCATTTGCTGGGAGTAGTTCCGTAGATTTTGTCAAAGCGCCTCTTAAAAGTAGAAAGGCTCATATTGCAAAGAAACGCCAATTCCTCCACCGTAATGTGGCTGTTCTCATTTGTCATCATCGTTTGGCGGATCATGGTTTCCTCATCGGCCTCCCTGCTAATGTCTCGCAAAGCCATAATTTGCCCCGGATACTTACCGCTGATGTAAAGCAAGAGCTCTTCCAGTTTAAGCTGCTGTAGTTTCCTGTTTAACTTCTGCCCTGAATCCAGCATGATACGCAATGACTCGATGAAATTGTATAAAAAAGGATCCTTTTGGAAGACGATCAAGGACCTGTCCAAATCTCCGGAAGTTTGTTCCGTGATTGACGATGGGTATTTAATAAAAAACTCCGACAGTACTTTATTATCAAAAAAGAGCAGGATACTGCGGTAGCTTCCATTGTCCGAAGCTAATTTCTCACTCATCAGACAGTTGCCTGTAGATAGCAGTAAAAATTGCGAGGGGTTTATTTCTATTTTATTGTCAGCGTAATAGACACTTTTTTCACCCTCAAGCAACAAGCTAAACATATTGTATTGTAAAGTGATCCTCGTTTTCAATGAAGGCTTATCCGAGTGATATGGCATGATCACCACGCCTTCATTTGACTTCGGGTCGTCCAGGAAGTCATGTGGCACAATAATATTTTTCATTGCTTTCCTTAATAATGGTTACTTCAAAACAAGACTTTACTTGATTCCTCAAAAAGACGGACTACACCTGTCATATTTTCATCACCTAAACCTTTATCCACTGCCTTCCGAAATACTTGATGTGCAGCATTAATTGTAGGTGCCATACCTTCAGCACCCACCTTTTGGAGTGTATAATCAAAATCTTTTTCTATCAATTCTATGGGAAACATAGGTGAGAAGTTTTTTGTGAGCATACTACCAGTGAGATAACTGGCCACCGGACTCCAGACCGAAGTTTCGGCCACCGCACCTAGTATCCTGGCGACATCAGCGCCTGACCTTGTTAGCATGCCGATCAACTCCGCATAAGCAGTCACCTGAATACCCAGCAGGGTATTGGTCGTCAGTTTTGCAAGTGCTGCGGTTCCCAAATCACCTACAAGGATTATTGAGCCCCCCATTATTGCCAATACCGGTTCTGCTTTCCTAAGTGTGGCTTCATCTCCCCCTACCAGGTAGATAAGCTGACCGGCTTCAGCCTGTGGTCGGGTCCCGGAGACCGGTGCTTCTAGCAGAGACACCCCACTGGCAGCCGTAGTTTGCCCCAACTCACGGATCCATTCCGGAGTAAGCGTAGAACTTTCTATTGCGATAGATCCCGCTTTCATTCCTGCAAGTGCTCCCTTTTCAGGGTCGAGCCATACCTCGCGGGAAGCTTCATTATCACGGACCATTGCTATTACAAAATCCGCATTTAACGCGGCATCTTTTGCACTTTGTGCCTGATGGGCTCCCGCCTCCACCAAAGGTGCTGCAGCACTGGAAGTCCGGTTCCATACCGTGACGTTATGTCCGGCTTTGATGAGGTTCATGGCCATTCGGGAACCCATCGCTCCCAAGCCTAAAAAGGCTATGTTTAATCTTTTACTCATAGTTTGATATAAATATTTACAAAATAGCTTGTGCTATTTCCTATACATGGTCAAGCTCTTAAACTCGATAATGCCCTTTTACAACCAGTTCAACCCTCTATAGGAACAGCATCAATGCTTGTAACGTTTGCGCCTAAGAAAAAAACACCCGGTTTAAACAAGCTTGATGACGTTATTTGG
This region of Fulvivirga ulvae genomic DNA includes:
- a CDS encoding YbhB/YbcL family Raf kinase inhibitor-like protein; amino-acid sequence: MQTFTLKSNELGGQLTNKQYLNGMGYTGENQSPQLSWENAPEGTKSFAVTIYDLDAPTGSGFWHWVVFNIPANVKELNSGAGDASKELLPVGAIQSKTDMGVPGYAGAAPNAGPAHRYLITVYALDKELDLDENATPAYVGFNMHFSTLGKASLLVYGSSNSQ
- a CDS encoding YbhB/YbcL family Raf kinase inhibitor-like protein; translation: MKRLMTTLAVVVAIGSTAFAQTFTLKSNELGGQLTNKQYLNGMGYTGENQSPELSWDNAPEGTKSFAVTIYDLDAPTGSGFWHWVVFNIPANTKELKSGAGDASKKLLPAGAIQSKTDMGVPGYAGAAPNAGPAHRYLITVYALDKKLDLDENATPAYVGFNMHFSTLAKASLLVYGSSNSK
- a CDS encoding helix-turn-helix domain-containing protein; its protein translation is MKNIIVPHDFLDDPKSNEGVVIMPYHSDKPSLKTRITLQYNMFSLLLEGEKSVYYADNKIEINPSQFLLLSTGNCLMSEKLASDNGSYRSILLFFDNKVLSEFFIKYPSSITEQTSGDLDRSLIVFQKDPFLYNFIESLRIMLDSGQKLNRKLQQLKLEELLLYISGKYPGQIMALRDISREADEETMIRQTMMTNENSHITVEELAFLCNMSLSTFKRRFDKIYGTTPSKWLLQQRMKKAANLLKQGDFKASEIYYDLGYENLSSFIQSFKQVHGLTPKQYQLSN
- a CDS encoding NAD(P)-dependent oxidoreductase, with translation MSKRLNIAFLGLGAMGSRMAMNLIKAGHNVTVWNRTSSAAAPLVEAGAHQAQSAKDAALNADFVIAMVRDNEASREVWLDPEKGALAGMKAGSIAIESSTLTPEWIRELGQTTAASGVSLLEAPVSGTRPQAEAGQLIYLVGGDEATLRKAEPVLAIMGGSIILVGDLGTAALAKLTTNTLLGIQVTAYAELIGMLTRSGADVARILGAVAETSVWSPVASYLTGSMLTKNFSPMFPIELIEKDFDYTLQKVGAEGMAPTINAAHQVFRKAVDKGLGDENMTGVVRLFEESSKVLF